A DNA window from Luteolibacter luteus contains the following coding sequences:
- a CDS encoding hemolysin family protein, producing the protein MNAFPDILLLASVSSELRTEFPSAGETILYLLGIVFFLLLNAFFVASEFAIVKVRPSQLEAAAKEKGNRAGKTALHVVSHLDGYLSANQLGITIASLALGFLGEPFVEALVSPALYKMGVPVTMVLLGKPIAVIKLISFLLAIASFTFLHVVIGELLPKSIAIRKALATTLMLAGPLHVFYKGFHWAIRVLNGTANWILKKCFGIDPVAEGEHIHSSDELALLVAESERAQEVTETEREILINALELNELWVRDVMTPRQEVVVLNSDEPFEKALEVARRTKHTRFPLVKGGHLDNAIGLIHIKDILKLVNTPDPDLMRIKRELRMVPDTMPLDMLLKFFLKERAHLAMAVDEFGTPVGIVFLDNVIEELVGDIQDEFDNEKPESNWINDNEFVIEGSMTLNDLASMAEELELESGEVTTVGGYITQQLGRFPEVGEVIEINGWEAKVTSTDGRRVGQIHFRRLEPAVAAIGAEEEEE; encoded by the coding sequence ATGAATGCATTTCCCGACATTCTCCTGCTTGCATCTGTCTCGTCGGAGCTCCGCACGGAATTTCCATCCGCAGGTGAGACCATCCTCTATCTTCTGGGGATTGTCTTCTTCCTGTTGCTGAATGCGTTTTTCGTCGCCTCGGAGTTCGCCATCGTAAAGGTGCGCCCGAGCCAGCTCGAGGCTGCCGCCAAGGAAAAGGGCAACCGTGCCGGGAAAACCGCCCTGCATGTGGTCAGCCACTTGGATGGCTACCTTTCCGCGAACCAGCTCGGCATTACCATTGCTTCGCTGGCCCTTGGTTTCCTTGGCGAGCCTTTTGTCGAGGCGCTGGTTTCACCCGCTCTCTACAAGATGGGCGTTCCGGTGACGATGGTGCTGCTCGGCAAGCCGATCGCCGTCATCAAGCTGATCTCTTTCCTGCTGGCAATCGCCTCCTTCACCTTCTTGCACGTGGTGATCGGCGAGCTTCTGCCGAAGTCGATCGCCATCCGCAAGGCGCTGGCCACCACCCTGATGCTGGCGGGCCCGCTTCACGTTTTCTACAAGGGCTTCCACTGGGCCATCCGGGTGCTGAACGGCACTGCGAACTGGATCCTGAAGAAGTGCTTCGGCATCGACCCGGTTGCCGAGGGCGAGCATATCCACTCTTCCGACGAACTGGCCCTGCTGGTGGCAGAGAGCGAACGCGCGCAGGAGGTGACCGAAACCGAGCGCGAGATCCTGATCAATGCGCTCGAGTTGAACGAACTCTGGGTGCGCGATGTGATGACGCCGCGCCAAGAGGTCGTGGTGCTGAATTCCGACGAGCCTTTTGAAAAGGCGCTGGAGGTTGCGCGCCGCACCAAGCACACCCGTTTCCCGTTGGTGAAGGGCGGCCACCTCGACAACGCGATCGGCCTGATCCACATCAAGGATATCCTCAAGCTGGTCAACACCCCGGACCCGGATCTCATGCGCATCAAGCGCGAGTTGCGGATGGTCCCGGATACCATGCCGCTGGACATGCTGCTCAAGTTCTTCCTGAAGGAGCGCGCACACCTGGCGATGGCCGTGGACGAATTCGGCACACCGGTGGGCATCGTGTTCCTCGACAACGTGATCGAGGAGCTGGTGGGTGACATTCAGGACGAGTTCGACAACGAGAAGCCCGAGTCCAATTGGATCAACGACAATGAGTTCGTGATCGAAGGCTCGATGACCCTCAATGACCTCGCCAGCATGGCCGAGGAGTTGGAGTTGGAGAGCGGCGAAGTGACCACCGTGGGCGGTTACATCACCCAGCAGCTCGGACGCTTCCCGGAGGTCGGCGAAGTCATCGAGATCAACGGCTGGGAAGCGAAGGTCACCAGCACCGACGGTCGCCGCGTGGGCCAGATCCACTTCCGCCGCCTTGAGCCCGCTGTCGCGGCCATCGGTGCAGAAGAAGAGGAGGAGTGA
- a CDS encoding FmdB family zinc ribbon protein, translating to MPIYEYLSEAPEDPERSCRVCRQGFELRRPIDRPALEQCPLCKHPVRKVISKVNTPRIAKPLSVSDAKAAGFTILQKRDQGVYEKL from the coding sequence ATGCCCATCTACGAATATCTTTCAGAAGCCCCCGAGGATCCGGAGCGATCGTGCCGCGTTTGTCGGCAGGGGTTTGAGCTAAGGCGTCCTATTGATCGCCCTGCGCTGGAGCAGTGCCCGCTTTGCAAGCACCCGGTGCGCAAGGTGATCTCCAAGGTGAATACGCCGCGTATCGCCAAGCCGCTCTCTGTGAGCGACGCGAAGGCGGCAGGGTTCACCATCCTTCAAAAGAGGGATCAGGGAGTTTACGAGAAGCTCTGA
- the rpsN gene encoding 30S ribosomal protein S14, whose translation MAKKSWIARNERKARTVAKYSDLRHKLKAEKDYIGLTMLPRDASPTRLVNRCEYSGRRRAFIRRFRLSRISFRELASHGMIPGVTKSSW comes from the coding sequence ATGGCTAAGAAGAGCTGGATTGCACGCAACGAGCGAAAGGCACGCACCGTCGCAAAATATTCCGACCTCCGTCACAAGCTGAAGGCTGAGAAGGACTACATTGGTCTGACGATGCTTCCCCGTGACGCGAGCCCGACGCGCCTCGTGAACCGTTGTGAATACTCCGGCCGCCGCCGCGCTTTCATCCGTCGCTTCCGTCTGTCCCGTATCAGCTTCCGCGAACTCGCGTCGCACGGCATGATCCCGGGTGTGACGAAGTCGAGCTGGTAA
- a CDS encoding bleomycin resistance protein — MNTKGSATTFHVSDLGASLSFYTKVLGFTERFRFGDYAGVQHGEVQIHLSGPASTNKRQVGQGSIYIFCDDVNGYHAGISAKGAVAQAPPKDYDYGMRDFVVEDPDGNLLGFGQESDGTSTVPEE; from the coding sequence ATGAACACCAAAGGCTCCGCCACCACCTTCCACGTCTCCGATTTGGGCGCTTCCCTCTCATTCTACACGAAGGTCCTCGGCTTCACGGAGCGCTTCCGCTTTGGCGACTACGCGGGCGTGCAGCATGGTGAGGTCCAGATTCACCTCTCCGGGCCTGCATCCACCAACAAGCGCCAAGTGGGGCAGGGGAGCATCTACATCTTCTGCGATGACGTGAACGGCTACCATGCCGGGATCTCCGCGAAAGGCGCGGTCGCCCAAGCTCCCCCGAAAGACTACGACTACGGGATGCGGGATTTCGTGGTGGAGGACCCTGATGGCAACCTTCTGGGCTTCGGCCAGGAGAGCGATGGAACCTCGACCGTCCCGGAGGAATGA
- a CDS encoding NAD(P)-dependent oxidoreductase, with translation MKTNQDTITVLGLGKMGQTLARLMLEKGHRVTVWNRSSDKAADLVAAGATLAATPAEAIAAGDIILMCVHDYAAADEILGAAGAGEALEGRLLIQLTTGSPEEARRAEKWVHRHGGRYLDGAIQAAPTQMGLPDTLILVSGAKDAWERGEEALRYLAGGTTYLGEKISAAAAMDLATLSYVYGATLGFFHGALIGEAEGFGAAEYGEIVARIAPAFGDFLKYEGGVIQKGDFRVSESPMSISVEATERILNTAREAGINTEMPEFFAGFFRRAASAGYGDEEVAAIIKLLRKPAAA, from the coding sequence GTGAAGACAAACCAAGACACGATCACTGTTCTCGGACTCGGAAAGATGGGCCAGACCCTTGCACGCCTGATGCTGGAAAAGGGCCACCGCGTCACCGTGTGGAATCGCTCCTCGGACAAGGCGGCAGACCTCGTGGCCGCCGGTGCCACGCTGGCAGCCACTCCGGCAGAGGCGATTGCCGCCGGGGATATCATCCTGATGTGCGTGCATGACTATGCCGCCGCGGACGAAATCCTCGGTGCTGCGGGGGCTGGGGAGGCCCTCGAGGGACGCCTCTTGATCCAGCTCACCACCGGTAGCCCCGAGGAAGCCCGCAGGGCAGAAAAGTGGGTCCATCGCCACGGCGGTCGATATCTTGATGGCGCGATTCAGGCCGCGCCCACCCAGATGGGCCTGCCGGACACCCTGATTCTGGTTTCCGGGGCGAAGGATGCTTGGGAGCGCGGCGAGGAAGCCCTCCGCTACCTCGCGGGCGGCACAACCTATCTGGGTGAAAAGATCAGCGCTGCCGCGGCGATGGATCTGGCCACCCTGTCCTATGTCTATGGAGCCACGCTCGGCTTCTTCCACGGCGCGCTTATCGGTGAGGCGGAGGGCTTCGGCGCCGCGGAGTATGGTGAGATCGTCGCCCGCATTGCCCCGGCCTTCGGGGATTTCCTGAAATACGAGGGCGGGGTAATTCAGAAGGGCGATTTCCGAGTGAGCGAAAGCCCGATGTCGATCTCTGTGGAAGCCACCGAGCGGATCCTGAATACTGCGCGGGAGGCCGGGATTAACACCGAGATGCCGGAGTTCTTCGCCGGATTCTTCCGTCGGGCCGCCTCGGCCGGCTACGGCGACGAAGAGGTGGCGGCCATCATCAAGCTGCTCCGCAAGCCCGCGGCGGCGTGA
- a CDS encoding helix-turn-helix domain-containing protein, translating to MPSRSSIPFYGEIADYAAWLGIQSSGDLTRFGVIQLRRSGSLRTPPHRRGFFLLAFGHHGDFVEMLAAAPEQVLAFTGGIFPGSGVQRTQVILFQRELVEAPLASPHNEFPFFYLDRPGRWTLSGDAAAHVEKQVLRLADTAGKSSPYQTARLSAALAALLYDLRESHEDRTEHAPNSELCRELLCRFDDLVAEHFATHHSVDEYAQMLHVSADHLSDEVKARTGRNAKEVIATRLLVEAKHLLSHTSLSIAEIADRLHFSEPTHFTRFFKRHGKLTPREYRLGLKVAPASFQDKIA from the coding sequence ATGCCATCCCGGTCCTCCATTCCCTTCTATGGCGAGATTGCCGACTACGCGGCATGGCTTGGCATCCAGTCCTCCGGTGATCTCACGCGGTTTGGAGTGATCCAGTTGCGGCGCAGCGGCTCGCTCCGAACACCTCCGCATCGTCGTGGATTCTTCCTCCTCGCCTTTGGACACCATGGCGACTTCGTCGAAATGTTGGCAGCAGCTCCAGAGCAGGTCTTGGCGTTCACCGGCGGCATCTTCCCCGGCAGCGGGGTTCAGCGCACGCAGGTGATCCTCTTTCAGCGCGAACTCGTGGAGGCACCGCTCGCCTCGCCGCACAATGAGTTCCCTTTCTTCTATCTGGATCGCCCCGGTCGCTGGACCTTGAGCGGCGACGCGGCTGCGCATGTGGAGAAGCAGGTCCTGCGACTCGCGGACACTGCAGGAAAATCTTCACCCTATCAGACGGCTCGCCTCTCCGCGGCGCTCGCGGCTCTACTCTATGACTTGCGGGAAAGCCATGAAGACCGCACCGAGCATGCTCCCAATTCCGAGTTGTGCCGGGAACTGCTCTGTCGCTTCGATGATTTGGTCGCCGAACATTTCGCGACCCATCACTCGGTGGATGAGTATGCGCAGATGCTTCACGTCTCCGCGGATCACCTCAGCGATGAAGTGAAGGCCCGCACCGGCCGCAATGCGAAGGAGGTCATTGCCACACGCTTGCTTGTGGAGGCGAAGCACCTGCTCTCCCACACATCTCTCTCGATCGCCGAGATCGCGGACCGGCTCCACTTCTCGGAGCCCACGCACTTCACGCGCTTCTTCAAGCGCCACGGCAAACTGACCCCGCGCGAGTATCGCCTCGGCCTGAAGGTCGCTCCCGCTTCCTTTCAGGACAAGATCGCCTGA
- a CDS encoding N-acetylmuramoyl-L-alanine amidase-like domain-containing protein: protein MKFLILSAALCLASLPAAAQHTVTPPSAPRLPMGTVFKGEAKFRALVQQAETENWRQLPLGARTIRVARAMVGTPYVNYTLEVDDRIESPVVNLNAMDCWTYYENALGFARMLRYKPGPYTPQDMLHMVELERYRDGRCTGSYLSRMHHLEEVFYDNQRRGLAKNITPQLPGAQRLRREIHEMTVQWKSYRYLKNNPSLLPQMGKIEAQVSKLPVYHIPKNKVREVEGYLQDGDICAITSNGSDGYTSHVGLIVKLKGRAYFTHATSDRDKGRMTIIDRPITDYLYQGSKHAGIVVVRPNDPPPSKYWQRPIATR from the coding sequence ATGAAGTTTCTGATTCTGTCCGCGGCTCTCTGCCTGGCGTCCCTGCCGGCTGCCGCGCAGCACACCGTGACGCCGCCGAGCGCGCCGCGTCTGCCGATGGGCACTGTTTTCAAGGGTGAGGCAAAGTTCCGCGCGCTGGTCCAGCAGGCGGAAACCGAGAACTGGCGGCAGCTCCCCCTCGGTGCCCGGACCATTCGCGTGGCCCGTGCCATGGTCGGAACCCCCTATGTGAATTACACGCTGGAGGTGGACGACCGGATCGAATCGCCGGTGGTGAATCTCAATGCGATGGACTGCTGGACCTATTACGAGAATGCCTTGGGCTTCGCGCGGATGCTCCGCTACAAGCCCGGCCCGTATACGCCACAGGACATGCTCCACATGGTGGAGCTGGAGCGCTACCGTGACGGCCGCTGCACCGGCAGCTACCTCAGCCGCATGCATCACTTGGAAGAAGTCTTCTACGACAACCAGCGCCGCGGCTTGGCGAAGAATATCACGCCGCAGCTCCCCGGGGCCCAACGTCTCAGGCGCGAAATCCATGAGATGACCGTGCAGTGGAAGAGCTACCGCTACCTGAAGAATAATCCCTCGCTGCTCCCGCAAATGGGCAAGATCGAGGCCCAAGTCTCGAAGCTCCCCGTCTATCACATCCCGAAGAACAAGGTCCGCGAAGTCGAGGGCTACCTTCAGGATGGCGACATCTGCGCCATCACCAGCAATGGCTCCGACGGCTACACCTCGCACGTCGGGCTGATCGTGAAGCTGAAAGGCCGCGCCTACTTCACTCACGCCACCTCGGATCGTGACAAGGGCCGCATGACCATCATCGATCGCCCAATCACCGATTACCTCTACCAAGGCTCGAAACACGCCGGCATTGTCGTGGTCCGCCCGAATGATCCGCCACCGTCGAAATACTGGCAGCGGCCGATCGCGACCCGGTGA
- a CDS encoding DUF5069 domain-containing protein — MSEFYETPRSPRDEIDGVVYFPRLCHKVRLHAAGRLHPQYHANLGGGMDLWTCQFFGVDYAELAEHIRAGASDEEALAWTRENGVSREPFQFAWWSSFMRTRGFRDEIAGKLAQRKAESGFADRHDILTFMDYIDADEGRI, encoded by the coding sequence GTGAGTGAATTCTACGAAACCCCGCGCAGCCCCCGCGACGAGATCGACGGCGTGGTGTATTTCCCCCGCCTCTGCCACAAGGTCCGGCTGCATGCGGCGGGTCGCTTGCATCCCCAATATCATGCGAACCTGGGTGGCGGCATGGACCTCTGGACCTGCCAATTTTTCGGCGTGGACTACGCGGAACTGGCGGAGCACATCCGTGCAGGAGCCTCGGACGAAGAGGCACTCGCTTGGACGCGAGAAAACGGGGTGAGCCGCGAGCCATTCCAATTCGCATGGTGGAGTTCCTTCATGCGCACCCGCGGCTTCCGGGATGAAATCGCAGGAAAGCTGGCCCAGCGGAAGGCGGAGTCCGGATTCGCCGATCGCCATGACATCCTGACTTTCATGGACTACATCGACGCCGACGAGGGCCGGATATGA
- a CDS encoding fumarate hydratase yields MRMPEFVYQDPFPLGADETEYECLTSEHVSVAEFDGKPILKVAPEGLALLANEAMKAINFTLRPSHLAQVAAILDDPEATENDRMVALMLLKNAEIAAKGILPACQDTGTATVVGKKGQQVWTGCDDAEWLSKGIHKTYQEENLRYSQTAPLTMYEEANTKTNLPAQIDLYASEGDAYKFLFVSKGGGSANKTFLYQETKALLNPKRLKEFCVEKMRSLGTAACPPYHLAIVIGGTSAETCLKTVKLASTRYYDALPTSGNEHGRAFRDLELEKELLEAARNIGIGAQFGGKYFALDVRVVRLPRHGASCPVGIGVSCSADRQAKAKITKDGIFLEKLEKNPGRFIPEKYRDWKFKGVEIDLDQGMEKTLATLSKYPVTTAVSLSGTIIVARDIAHAKIKERLDETGELPAYIKDYPVYYAGPAKTPAGYPSGSFGPTTAGRMDSYVDLFQSHGGSRVMLAKGNRSQAVTDACKAHGGFYLGSAGGPAALLAKEHIKSQEVVEYPELGMEAVWKIRVENFPAFILVDDKGNDFFKKINECPVCV; encoded by the coding sequence CTGCGCATGCCCGAATTCGTCTATCAGGATCCTTTCCCCCTCGGTGCCGATGAGACCGAGTATGAGTGCCTCACTAGCGAACACGTCTCGGTGGCGGAGTTCGACGGCAAGCCGATCCTGAAGGTGGCGCCGGAGGGGCTGGCCCTGCTGGCGAACGAGGCGATGAAGGCAATCAACTTCACGCTGCGCCCCAGCCATCTCGCTCAAGTGGCCGCGATCCTGGACGATCCCGAGGCCACCGAGAATGACAGGATGGTGGCGCTGATGCTGCTGAAGAATGCGGAGATCGCGGCAAAGGGCATCCTTCCCGCATGCCAGGATACCGGCACCGCGACAGTAGTCGGAAAGAAAGGCCAGCAGGTGTGGACCGGCTGCGATGATGCCGAGTGGCTCTCCAAGGGCATCCACAAGACCTATCAAGAGGAGAACCTGCGCTACTCCCAGACCGCGCCCCTCACAATGTACGAGGAGGCGAATACCAAGACCAACTTGCCAGCCCAGATCGACCTCTATGCGAGCGAGGGCGATGCTTACAAATTCCTCTTTGTCAGCAAGGGCGGCGGCTCGGCGAACAAGACCTTCCTCTATCAGGAGACGAAGGCGCTGCTGAATCCGAAGCGGCTGAAGGAATTCTGTGTCGAGAAGATGCGTTCGCTCGGCACCGCGGCCTGCCCGCCCTATCATCTCGCGATCGTGATCGGCGGCACCTCCGCTGAGACCTGTCTGAAGACGGTGAAGCTGGCTTCCACACGTTACTACGATGCGCTGCCGACTTCCGGCAACGAGCATGGCCGCGCTTTCCGCGACCTGGAGCTGGAGAAAGAGCTGTTAGAGGCGGCGAGGAACATCGGTATCGGCGCGCAGTTCGGCGGGAAGTATTTCGCGCTCGATGTGCGGGTGGTGCGCCTGCCGCGTCACGGTGCATCCTGTCCAGTGGGCATCGGTGTTTCCTGCTCCGCGGATCGCCAGGCGAAGGCGAAGATCACGAAGGATGGGATCTTCCTGGAGAAACTGGAGAAGAACCCCGGACGCTTCATCCCGGAGAAGTATCGCGACTGGAAGTTCAAGGGCGTGGAGATCGATCTCGACCAAGGGATGGAGAAGACGCTTGCGACCCTGAGCAAGTATCCGGTGACGACGGCGGTCTCGCTGAGCGGCACGATCATTGTCGCGCGCGACATCGCCCACGCGAAGATCAAGGAGCGGCTGGATGAAACGGGCGAGCTGCCCGCTTACATCAAGGATTATCCCGTGTATTACGCAGGTCCGGCAAAGACTCCGGCCGGCTATCCGTCCGGATCCTTCGGCCCGACGACCGCAGGCCGCATGGACTCTTACGTGGATCTCTTCCAAAGCCACGGCGGTTCACGCGTGATGCTGGCGAAGGGCAACCGCTCCCAAGCAGTGACGGATGCCTGCAAGGCTCACGGGGGCTTCTATCTCGGCTCTGCCGGTGGGCCCGCCGCGCTGCTCGCGAAGGAGCATATCAAGAGCCAGGAAGTGGTGGAGTATCCGG